Proteins co-encoded in one Nitrospiraceae bacterium genomic window:
- a CDS encoding PCP reductase family protein, which translates to MMLTCGCGNWMHTEGVEERVTGDAFTWFVRSECRPCGWVVGIDVPAGQAAPWVDRLLWSDEARHRLDRLPPYVAPLMREMVEQYARQHQHRVVTYELIEQAKTGDVVVWDPEAEQRLANVPAPVRAMARIELERTAVDRGSSRVTVAMMEEVKARYFGMAARKNDG; encoded by the coding sequence GTGATGTTGACTTGTGGTTGCGGCAATTGGATGCACACTGAGGGGGTTGAAGAACGCGTCACCGGTGATGCGTTCACTTGGTTCGTCCGATCCGAGTGTCGCCCCTGTGGCTGGGTCGTCGGGATCGATGTTCCGGCCGGGCAAGCCGCTCCTTGGGTGGATCGGCTCCTGTGGAGCGACGAGGCAAGGCACCGGCTCGACCGGTTGCCGCCCTACGTCGCGCCCTTGATGCGGGAAATGGTGGAACAGTATGCCCGGCAGCATCAGCATCGCGTCGTGACCTATGAGTTGATCGAGCAAGCGAAGACCGGAGACGTGGTGGTATGGGATCCCGAAGCCGAACAGCGGCTTGCGAATGTCCCGGCTCCGGTGCGGGCAATGGCCCGAATTGAATTGGAGCGGACTGCGGTCGATCGAGGTTCGAGTCGAGTGACCGTGGCCATGATGGAAGAAGTGAAGGCTCGTTATTTCGGAATGGCCGCGCGAAAAAACGATGGCTGA